A genomic region of Magnolia sinica isolate HGM2019 chromosome 6, MsV1, whole genome shotgun sequence contains the following coding sequences:
- the LOC131249897 gene encoding cucumisin-like, whose protein sequence is MGNLPKEGVSVASHHTMLEDVLGSSKAKESLVYSYGKSFNGFAAKLSEEEAAMFSEMEGVVSVLPNTKLQLHTTRSWDFTGLPQNYLNLPHEGDVIVGVLDTGVWPESESFSDVGFGAPPAKWKGICQTVDNFTCNNKLIGARYYNSDNYYDDTDFKSPRDSEGHGTHTSSTAAGRAVPASYHGLAKGIARGAVPQARIAVYKVCWSSGCGLADILAAFDDAVADGVDIISVSLGSGYPSPYFHDPIAIGSFHAMKYGILTSNSAGNSGPYPVSVSNYAPWTLTVAASTIDRKFVSQVALGNGQTFTGNAINPFELNGTSYPMIYGGSAPNVSAGANADISRSCDSGSLNSYKVRGKVVLCDYIYDGSGVMEAGGLGNIMADSAYSDFAFSYPLPSTLLSVEDGEKVLDYIQSTDNPIGTILAGETWKDVSAPRIVSFSSRGPNPITPDILKPDLTAPGVDILAAWSPVAPPSIYYADTTSVKYNIISGTSMSCPHASGAAAFVKAAYPNWSPAAIKSALMTTGDLNDFLFPMCFEPYIRCVEL, encoded by the exons ATGGGAAATCTTCCCAAGGAAGGAGTGTCTGTGGCGTCGCACCACACCATGCTGGAAGATGTTCTTGGAAG CTCCAAGGCCAAAGAGTCATTAGTCTATAGCTATGGGAAGAGTTTCAATGGATTCGCTGCTAAATTATCAGAGGAAGAAGCAGCCATGTTTTCAG AGATGGAAGGAGTCGTTTCGGTACTCCCTAACACCAAGCTGCAGCTCCACACTACAAGATCATGGGATTTCACGGGCTTGCCGCAGAATTATTTGAACCTTCCTCATGAAGGAGATGTTATTGTGGGAGTGTTAGATACAG GTGTCTGGCCTGAGTCAGAGAGCTTCAGCGACGTTGGGTTCGGCGCTCCTCCGGCAAAATGGAAAGGGATTTGCCAGACTGTAGATAACTTCACCTGCAACAA CAAGCTCATTGGAGCTCGATACTACAACAGCGATAACTACTACGATGATACAGACTTCAAATCTCCGAGAGACTCAGAAGGACATGGGACCCATACTTCTTCCACAGCAGCAGGCCGAGCTGTACCTGCAAGCTACCATGGGTTAGCCAAAGGCATTGCAAGAGGCGCAGTCCCGCAAGCTAGAATTGCTGTGTACAAAGTATGCTGGTCGTCTGGATGTGGCCTGGCTGATATCTTGGCTGCTTTTGACGATGCAGTAGCAGATGGTGTCGACATCATATCAGTTTCCCTTGGATCTGGTTATCCATCACCGTACTTCCATGACCCCATTGCAATTGGATCATTCCATGCAATGAAGTATGGGATCTTGACCTCGAACTCAGCTGGAAACTCTGGTCCATACCCAGTATCCGTCTCCAACTACGCACCTTGGACTTTGACGGTGGCCGCAAGCACAATCGACCGGAAGTTTGTGTCCCAAGTGGCGCTTGGCAATGGACAGACCTTCACT GGAAACGCCATCAATCCATTTGAACTCAATGGTACATCATACCCGATGATATATGGAGGATCCGCTCCAAATGTATCGGCCGGTGCAAATGCTGATATTTCAAGATCCTGCGATTCCGGATCTCTCAATTCATATAAAGTGCGGGGGAAGGTCGTCCTCTGTGACTACATCTATGATGGTTCTGGGGTGATGGAGGCCGGAGGATTGGGCAACATCATGGCTGACAGTGCATACTCTGATTTCGCCTTCTCTTACCCATTGCCAAGTACTCTTCTCAGTGTCGAAGATGGTGAGAAAGTATTGGACTACATTCAATCTACTGA CAACCCCATCGGAACAATCCTCGCTGGCGAGACATGGAAAGATGTTTCCGCTCCCCGCATCGTCTCCTTCTCTTCCAGAGGACCCAACCCAATCACTCCAGACATTCTCAAG CCGGATTTGACGGCCCCCGGCGTAGACATCCTTGCCGCTTGGTCACCGGTCGCCCCTCCTTCCATTTACTATGCAGATACCACCAGCGTCAAGTACAACATAATCTCGGGCACCTCAATGTCTTGCCCACATGCCAGCGGTGCTGCCGCCTTTGTCAAAGCTGCTTATCCGAACTGGTCCCCCGCCGCGATCAAATCCGCACTCATGACTACAGGTGATCTAAATGACTTCCTCTTCCCCATGTGTTTCGAGCCATATATTAGGTGTGTTGAGCTGTGA